A stretch of DNA from Enterococcus gilvus ATCC BAA-350:
AAAGCAGGTGAGAAGGGTGCCAAAAGCGACAGACCAAGAAGTGTATCAATTGTTTGAAGAGTGGCAGATCCCTTATGAACGGATCGATCATCAAGCTGTTTATACGGTTGCTGAGATCGATTTTACGATCGACGGCAGCGACGTGAAAAACCTATTGATGAAAAGCAAGAAAACGAAGAACTACTATTTTGTGATCTGTCCTGGTCAGAAGCGGCTAGACATCAAGGCGCTTGCCAAGAAATTAGAGGAGCGGCAATTGTCCTTTGCTTCGGAAGCAGAGCTTTTTGAGTTGCTTGGCCTTGAGCGAGGCTCGGTCACACCTCTCGCTTTGCCCCATGATACCAAGCAGCAAATCACCTTGATCATCGATAAAGCCATTGACCAAAGGGAAAAAATCGGCTTTCACCCAAATACGAATACCGCAACAGTGGTCATTGCCTTCAGTGATTTCACCCTTTTTTTGGCAAAACTGGGTATTGAGCCGCTGTATTGTACGATTCCCGAAAAACAGCCCGACGCATAAAGCGTCAGGCTGTTTTTTTCAATAAAAATCCTCTTGACCGTAAAGCCAAGAGGAGATTGATTGTTAACGCATCCGCAAACGACGTCGAATACCGTCGACCCGAGGGCCTAATAATTTATCCGCCATCCGAGTTTTTAAAGCTAAGAGAATGTACGTAAAGCCGCCGATAGCCGCGACAATCAGAATAATGATCATAGACTGGACTTTCGAGTCTGAACTTA
This window harbors:
- a CDS encoding prolyl-tRNA synthetase associated domain-containing protein, with protein sequence MPKATDQEVYQLFEEWQIPYERIDHQAVYTVAEIDFTIDGSDVKNLLMKSKKTKNYYFVICPGQKRLDIKALAKKLEERQLSFASEAELFELLGLERGSVTPLALPHDTKQQITLIIDKAIDQREKIGFHPNTNTATVVIAFSDFTLFLAKLGIEPLYCTIPEKQPDA